In Nicotiana tabacum cultivar K326 chromosome 17, ASM71507v2, whole genome shotgun sequence, one DNA window encodes the following:
- the LOC107777936 gene encoding putative F-box protein At4g22030 encodes MALILQSSSFLSSCSSSVPSTSSCSCRRGLIRANINIPNNQTIKISLPRFQRRARLVQEQELISGISTISTNNPIEKQFSPSRIGPDPLVIKKLYAIKEAVADRVEMHRNIGEQRSQWNNMLLTSINGITLAAATMTGIAVSSSDPVLGLKMSSTFLYLAATGMLVIMNKIQPSQLAEEQRNATRLFQDLYNQIETTLSIGHPSAIDVKKAMDRVLALDKAYPLPLLGVMLEKFPTRIEPAVWWPQQRRRQPKRVSDDDKYNGWNGKLEEEMKEIMGVLGRKDQEEYIRLGKKALKLNKFLAISGPLLTGLAAIGSAFADSSPSHGSWAAMLGIVGGALASVVNTVEHGGQVGMVFEMYRSNASFFRYMQESIDSNLTETDMERRENGEVFEMKMALKLGRSLSDLRDLAAAASSKGEQIEFGSKLF; translated from the coding sequence ATGGCATTAATCCTCCAATCTTCAAGTTTCTTGAGTTCTTGCAGTTCTTCTGTTCCCTCAACATCATCTTGTAGTTGCAGAAGAGGATTGATTAGAGCGAATATTAATATTCCAAATAATCAGACAATTAAAATCTCCCTTCCCAGGTTTCAAAGAAGAGCGAGATTAGTGCAGGAACAAGAGCTGATTAGTGGAATTTCAACCATAAGCACCAACAACCCAATTGAGAAACAATTTAGCCCATCAAGAATTGGTCCTGATCCGCTGGTTATCAAGAAGCTTTACGCAATCAAGGAGGCAGTTGCAGATAGAGTAGAAATGCATAGGAATATTGGGGAACAGAGAAGCCAGTGGAACAATATGCTTTTGACATCCATTAACGGGATAACTTTAGCTGCTGCTACAATGACTGGAATTGCAGTCAGCAGTAGTGATCCTGTTTTGGGACTGAAGATGTCTTCTACTTTCTTGTATTTGGCTGCCACAGGCATGTTGGTGATCATGAACAAGATCCAACCATCCCAGCTCGCTGAAGAACAAAGAAACGCGACAAGGCTGTTTCAAGATCTGTATAACCAAATCGAAACAACTTTATCAATTGGTCATCCTTCCGCTATTGATGTGAAAAAGGCTATGGACAGAGTATTGGCTCTTGACAAAGCCTACCCACTCCCTCTTCTTGGCGTAATGCTTGAAAAATTTCCTACTCGTATTGAACCTGCTGTTTGGTGGCCTCAACAACGTCGAAGACAGCCCAAAAGAGTCAGTGACGACGATAAGTATAATGGCTGGAACGGGAAATTGGAGgaggaaatgaaagaaataatggGAGTATTGGGCAGAAAAGACCAAGAAGAATATATTAGGCTGGGGAAAAAGGCCTTGAAATTGAACAAGTTTTTAGCCATCTCTGGTCCTTTACTCACAGGCTTAGCAGCGATTGGCTCCGCATTTGCAGATTCTTCTCCTTCTCATGGATCTTGGGCAGCTATGCTTGGAATTGTTGGTGGCGCTTTGGCAAGTGTAGTTAACACAGTAGAGCATGGTGGACAAGTTGGAATGGTATTCGAAATGTATCGAAGTAACGCTAGTTTCTTCAGGTATATGCAAGAATCTATTGACTCCAACTTGACAGAAACAGACATGGAGAGAAGAGAAAATGGTGAAGTGTTTGAAATGAAGATGGCTTTGAAGTTAGGTAGGAGCTTATCTGACCTAAGAGATCttgctgctgctgcttcatcGAAGGGAGAGCAAATTGAGTTCGGAAGCAAGCTCTTCTAA